In Micrococcus luteus NCTC 2665, a single window of DNA contains:
- a CDS encoding LysE/ArgO family amino acid transporter — translation MKKIAMARTWDGSYPRSVTIFATGFLTYLALIVAIGAQTLFLLRQIVRRDRVWTVLTVCFVADVALLVLGAGGVGVVAERWPWLVPALTVAGVVYLLAFAVGALRSAWRGDRTLTTAAADVEGTGHGPDRIDLAVLTGELPLIDPATGRLADREPAGAGVGRHDDGAPGFGTPSGGGSVAVRQRVQPRRVALDRPQTPLPRIILLALSVSLVNPHAILDTVVMMGTFAQTFGAAKWAYVGGAVAASLVWFTALGWGGTKLAPSMDSARTWRIVDAVVGVLMLGIAVKVGLTLL, via the coding sequence TTGAAGAAGATCGCGATGGCACGGACGTGGGACGGCTCCTATCCTCGCTCGGTGACCATCTTCGCCACCGGATTCCTGACCTACCTCGCCCTCATCGTCGCCATCGGCGCGCAGACCCTGTTCCTGCTGCGCCAGATCGTCCGACGCGACCGCGTGTGGACCGTCCTGACCGTGTGCTTCGTGGCCGATGTGGCGCTGCTCGTGCTCGGCGCCGGCGGCGTGGGCGTGGTGGCCGAACGCTGGCCGTGGCTCGTGCCCGCGCTGACCGTGGCCGGCGTGGTCTACCTCCTCGCGTTCGCCGTGGGCGCGCTGCGCTCCGCCTGGCGCGGGGACCGGACCCTCACCACCGCGGCCGCGGACGTCGAGGGGACCGGGCACGGCCCTGACCGCATCGACCTCGCGGTCCTCACCGGCGAGCTGCCGCTGATCGACCCGGCGACCGGCCGCCTGGCCGATCGCGAGCCGGCCGGGGCCGGCGTCGGCCGTCACGACGACGGCGCGCCCGGCTTCGGCACCCCCTCGGGCGGTGGGTCGGTGGCGGTGCGGCAGCGCGTGCAGCCGCGCCGCGTGGCGTTGGACCGCCCGCAGACGCCGCTGCCGCGGATCATCCTGCTGGCGCTGTCCGTCTCCCTGGTGAACCCGCACGCCATCCTCGACACCGTGGTCATGATGGGCACCTTCGCGCAGACGTTCGGGGCGGCGAAGTGGGCGTACGTGGGCGGCGCGGTGGCGGCCTCGCTCGTCTGGTTCACCGCGCTCGGCTGGGGCGGGACGAAGCTCGCCCCGTCCATGGACTCGGCGCGGACGTGGCGGATCGTGGACGCCGTGGTGGGCGTGCTCATGCTGGGAATCGCCGTGAAGGTGGGGCTCACGCTCCTCTGA
- a CDS encoding response regulator transcription factor, producing MAELKKVLPELSHPDGAPVRVLVVDDEPMIADLLSMGFTLCGWEVIVAHDGATAVELGTAGRPDLAILDVMLPDMDGLDVLERLRAHWSEMPAMFLTAKDATEDRVAGLAAGGDDYVTKPFSMEEVLIRAHRLVQRSGVVSGGSEVLVVGDLVMNTRTHEVTRGGDEIELTATQYNLLKFLMANVRTVLSKERILQDVWGYDFGGRANIVELYISYLRKKIDADRDPMIHTIRGAGYVIRPA from the coding sequence ATGGCGGAGCTGAAGAAGGTCCTGCCCGAGCTCTCGCACCCGGACGGCGCGCCGGTGCGGGTGCTCGTCGTGGACGACGAGCCGATGATCGCCGACCTGCTCTCCATGGGCTTCACCCTCTGCGGCTGGGAGGTGATCGTGGCCCACGACGGCGCGACCGCCGTCGAGCTGGGCACCGCCGGCCGGCCGGACCTGGCGATCCTGGACGTCATGCTGCCGGACATGGACGGCCTGGACGTCCTGGAGCGCCTGCGCGCCCACTGGTCGGAGATGCCCGCCATGTTCCTCACCGCCAAGGACGCGACGGAGGACCGCGTGGCGGGCCTGGCCGCCGGCGGCGACGACTACGTGACCAAGCCCTTCTCCATGGAGGAGGTGCTGATCCGCGCCCACCGGCTCGTGCAGCGCTCCGGCGTGGTCTCGGGCGGCTCCGAGGTGCTCGTGGTCGGCGACCTGGTGATGAACACCCGCACCCACGAGGTGACCCGCGGCGGCGACGAGATCGAGCTGACCGCCACGCAGTACAACCTGCTGAAGTTCCTCATGGCCAACGTCCGCACGGTGCTCTCCAAGGAGCGCATCCTGCAGGACGTCTGGGGCTACGACTTCGGCGGCCGCGCGAACATCGTCGAGCTGTACATCTCCTACCTGCGGAAGAAGATCGACGCGGACCGGGATCCGATGATCCACACCATCCGCGGCGCCGGGTATGTCATCCGGCCTGCCTGA
- a CDS encoding HAMP domain-containing sensor histidine kinase, which translates to MLDAVVDDVSYRVQAQTLTAPGPWVAADQVLVVGAPTGAMSDVARQALIAITVGLSVTVLTTAILVTLWLRRGLAPLREVAAVAERVAQVDMARAGLDPEDSRMPPRLLQGPDEVAVVAQALDRFTGSVEAALEQRRVQEQQMRRFMADASHELRTPLASVRGYAEMIAMTEELSATGRRSLGRVLFQADRMATLVDDMLLLERLESVSRGRAMGLEPSGEVALAEQVDLSEVVLEGVMDARAAWPDHTWVVDLPEGAEPGTQRSVTGDRSQLARVVGNLLSNAAKHTPVGTTVTASVRQDQPRPGFMLVSVHDDGGGIPADRHATLFHRFVRGPGTGRTDTPGTEPSTGLGLAIVRSIARSHGGDVTVASEGGWTRFDVVVPCAPGRAGPGAAGSCCGPARAGRP; encoded by the coding sequence ATGCTGGACGCCGTCGTCGACGACGTCTCCTATCGTGTCCAGGCCCAGACCCTGACCGCGCCGGGCCCCTGGGTGGCCGCGGACCAGGTGCTCGTGGTGGGGGCGCCGACGGGCGCCATGTCCGACGTCGCACGGCAGGCGCTGATCGCGATCACCGTCGGACTGTCCGTCACCGTCCTCACCACCGCGATCCTGGTGACCCTGTGGCTGCGTCGGGGCCTGGCCCCGCTCCGCGAGGTCGCCGCCGTCGCCGAGCGGGTCGCCCAGGTGGACATGGCCCGCGCCGGGCTCGACCCGGAGGACTCACGCATGCCGCCTCGGCTCCTGCAGGGTCCGGACGAGGTGGCCGTCGTCGCTCAGGCGCTCGACCGGTTCACCGGCTCGGTCGAGGCGGCCCTGGAGCAGCGCCGCGTGCAGGAGCAGCAGATGCGCCGGTTCATGGCGGACGCCTCCCACGAGCTGCGCACGCCGCTCGCCTCGGTGCGCGGCTACGCCGAGATGATCGCGATGACGGAGGAGCTCTCCGCGACCGGCCGGCGGTCGCTCGGCCGGGTGCTGTTCCAGGCCGACCGGATGGCCACCCTCGTGGACGACATGCTCCTGCTCGAACGGCTCGAATCCGTCTCGCGCGGCCGGGCGATGGGCCTGGAGCCCTCCGGAGAGGTGGCGCTGGCCGAACAGGTGGACCTGTCCGAGGTGGTCCTCGAGGGCGTGATGGACGCCCGCGCCGCGTGGCCGGACCACACGTGGGTGGTGGACCTGCCCGAGGGGGCGGAGCCGGGCACCCAGCGGTCCGTCACCGGCGACCGGTCGCAGCTGGCCCGCGTGGTCGGCAACCTGCTCTCCAACGCGGCCAAGCACACCCCCGTCGGGACCACCGTCACGGCCTCCGTGCGGCAGGACCAGCCCCGGCCCGGCTTCATGCTCGTCAGCGTCCACGACGACGGCGGCGGCATCCCGGCCGACCGACACGCCACCCTCTTCCACCGCTTCGTCCGCGGCCCCGGGACGGGCCGGACGGACACCCCGGGTACGGAGCCGTCCACGGGTCTGGGTCTGGCCATCGTGCGCTCGATCGCGCGCAGCCATGGCGGAGACGTGACCGTGGCGTCCGAGGGCGGGTGGACGCGCTTCGACGTCGTCGTGCCCTGCGCCCCGGGGCGCGCCGGGCCGGGGGCTGCGGGCTCCTGCTGCGGCCCCGCCCGGGCCGGCCGGCCCTGA
- a CDS encoding NUDIX hydrolase, with translation MSPSPSDSARTPTVAAGEVIRVSAVVLARPDRRVLTVRKAGTAMFMFPGGKHLPGEAPVDTAVREVAEETGLRLRPDELTRLGAWDTAAANEPGAALHSEVFALWRPVARHEVPEPTDEIVELHWMDPAAPAAPGGHGVAPLLHPVLAAVAATPPF, from the coding sequence ATGAGTCCTTCCCCCTCCGACTCCGCCCGCACGCCGACCGTCGCGGCCGGGGAGGTCATCCGCGTCTCCGCCGTCGTGCTGGCCCGCCCGGACCGCCGCGTGCTGACCGTCCGCAAGGCCGGCACCGCCATGTTCATGTTCCCCGGCGGCAAGCACCTGCCCGGCGAGGCCCCCGTGGACACCGCCGTCCGCGAGGTGGCCGAGGAGACCGGGCTGCGCCTGCGCCCGGACGAGCTGACCCGCCTCGGCGCGTGGGACACCGCCGCCGCCAACGAGCCCGGCGCCGCCCTGCACTCGGAGGTGTTCGCGCTGTGGCGGCCCGTCGCCCGGCACGAGGTCCCCGAGCCGACGGACGAGATCGTCGAGCTGCACTGGATGGACCCCGCCGCCCCGGCCGCACCCGGCGGGCACGGCGTGGCCCCGCTGCTGCACCCCGTGCTCGCCGCCGTCGCCGCCACGCCCCCGTTCTGA
- a CDS encoding ArgP/LysG family DNA-binding transcriptional regulator, with protein sequence MTTPTLDRMNSDHLRALVAAVDHGTFDAAADSLRISGSAFSQRIKALERQVGQVLLARTVPVRPTAAGERLLRLARQTLALEDEALAALGRGDGGRVPLRVALNADSLDTWWEPVLREAATWDDVVLQMQSEDQEHTAVLLRDGAVVAAVTDDPTPVAGCSSTPLGTMRYHAVCASFLLELHRDARGRVDFGSLPIVDYGPRDGLQRTVLRRVTRGRPAIVPPTHLVPSVHAYLRAVELGLGWGMLPSAQIPPGVLEGRHPDLEPIPALGAADVHLHWQRWTAGTAALDRLTDAVLRAAPSAGDAAD encoded by the coding sequence ATGACCACCCCTACCCTGGACCGCATGAACTCCGACCACCTGCGCGCCCTCGTCGCGGCCGTCGACCACGGCACCTTCGACGCCGCCGCGGACTCCCTGCGGATCTCCGGCTCGGCCTTCTCGCAGCGGATCAAGGCCCTCGAGCGGCAGGTGGGCCAGGTGCTCCTGGCCCGCACCGTCCCCGTCCGGCCGACCGCGGCCGGAGAGCGCCTGCTCCGTCTCGCCCGGCAGACCCTCGCACTCGAGGACGAGGCGCTCGCCGCGCTCGGCCGGGGCGACGGAGGCCGCGTGCCGCTGCGCGTGGCCCTCAACGCGGACTCCCTCGACACGTGGTGGGAGCCCGTGCTGCGCGAGGCGGCGACGTGGGACGACGTCGTCCTGCAGATGCAGTCCGAGGATCAGGAGCACACCGCCGTCCTGCTGCGGGACGGCGCGGTCGTGGCCGCCGTGACGGACGACCCCACGCCCGTGGCCGGGTGCAGCTCCACCCCGCTGGGCACGATGCGCTATCACGCGGTGTGCGCGTCCTTCCTGCTGGAGCTGCACCGCGACGCGCGGGGCCGGGTGGACTTCGGCTCGCTGCCGATCGTGGACTACGGCCCCCGCGACGGGCTGCAGCGCACGGTGCTGCGCCGCGTCACCCGGGGCCGCCCCGCGATCGTCCCGCCGACGCATCTGGTGCCCTCCGTGCACGCCTATCTGCGGGCGGTGGAGCTCGGGCTGGGCTGGGGCATGCTCCCTTCGGCGCAGATCCCGCCGGGCGTGCTCGAGGGCCGGCACCCCGACCTCGAGCCGATCCCGGCCCTCGGCGCGGCCGACGTGCACCTGCACTGGCAGCGCTGGACGGCCGGGACCGCGGCCCTGGACCGCCTCACGGACGCGGTGCTGCGCGCCGCGCCCTCGGCGGGGGACGCCGCGGACTGA
- a CDS encoding ubiquinone/menaquinone biosynthesis methyltransferase gives MSQNPLPAPRGDAQRGAADHHDRVSAMFDAIAGRYDLMNAVMTWGQEPRLVRHTVARANIPAQARVLDLATGTGDLAFEVLKQHPDAQVVGADIAAEMMEVGRARAGGDRIEWVVADATDLPFEADSFDAVTHGYLLRNVADIPATLAEQFRVLRPGGWVAALETSPAPDNVLKPFSSFYIHRVMPQLAKLMADRPEAYAYLSSSTKAFHTPDEVADLFADAGFVNIGHETHMFGTLATHWAMKPVD, from the coding sequence GTGAGCCAGAACCCCCTCCCCGCCCCGCGCGGCGACGCGCAGCGCGGCGCCGCCGACCACCACGACCGGGTCTCCGCGATGTTCGACGCCATCGCCGGCCGCTACGACCTGATGAACGCCGTCATGACATGGGGTCAGGAGCCGCGCCTGGTGCGCCACACGGTGGCGCGGGCCAACATCCCCGCGCAGGCCCGCGTGCTCGACCTGGCCACCGGCACCGGCGACCTCGCGTTCGAGGTGCTCAAGCAGCACCCCGACGCACAGGTGGTGGGCGCGGACATCGCCGCCGAGATGATGGAGGTCGGCCGTGCCCGCGCGGGCGGGGACCGCATCGAGTGGGTCGTCGCGGACGCGACGGACCTGCCGTTCGAGGCCGACTCGTTCGACGCCGTGACCCACGGCTACCTGCTGCGCAACGTCGCGGACATCCCGGCGACTCTCGCCGAGCAGTTCCGCGTGCTGCGCCCCGGCGGCTGGGTCGCGGCCCTCGAGACGTCGCCGGCGCCGGACAACGTGCTCAAGCCCTTCTCCTCCTTCTACATCCACCGGGTGATGCCACAGCTGGCGAAGCTGATGGCCGACCGGCCGGAGGCCTACGCGTACCTGTCCTCCTCGACGAAGGCGTTCCACACGCCGGACGAGGTCGCGGACCTCTTCGCGGACGCCGGCTTCGTGAACATCGGGCACGAGACCCACATGTTCGGCACCCTGGCCACGCACTGGGCCATGAAGCCGGTCGACTGA
- a CDS encoding WGxxGxxG family protein, whose protein sequence is MTDIRRTATALTLGAAVLTGLGAPAAVAQTTAPATETATTAPASQSPAPQQEEKDDNGNWGLWGLAGLLGLAGLAGRRKREVHAEPVRRDHHVAGAHRDHDVHRVDDRAGDVRTEGVDARRREADGTLGDATRRPGTGDGR, encoded by the coding sequence ATGACCGACATCCGCCGCACCGCCACCGCCCTGACCCTCGGCGCCGCCGTCCTCACCGGCCTCGGAGCCCCCGCCGCCGTCGCTCAGACCACGGCCCCGGCCACCGAGACCGCCACCACGGCGCCGGCCTCCCAGTCGCCCGCTCCCCAGCAGGAGGAGAAGGACGACAACGGCAACTGGGGCCTGTGGGGCCTGGCCGGTCTGCTGGGCCTGGCGGGCCTGGCCGGCCGCCGCAAGCGTGAGGTGCACGCCGAGCCCGTGCGCCGCGACCACCACGTGGCCGGCGCGCACCGTGACCATGACGTGCACCGCGTGGACGACCGCGCCGGCGACGTGCGCACCGAGGGCGTGGACGCCCGCCGCCGCGAGGCCGACGGCACCCTGGGCGACGCCACCCGCCGTCCGGGCACCGGCGACGGCCGTTGA